One Paraburkholderia sp. IMGN_8 DNA window includes the following coding sequences:
- a CDS encoding glycoside hydrolase family 31 protein — MSSLKNLKDRPRFSLSARTGNHIVLSAQANCRIELFVLADDIIRVLVLPDGEPHGPRTWAIAPGADDVPLEGRERRDMSGFTPPSFDLSSDAGHVIVETARIRLSVALDGGFCSWDILHGSTWHRVMSDRNTQAYNFGWWDARVYHYIERRPGEMYVGLGERAGSLDRANQSYELRNIDAMGYSARTTDPLYKHIPFYVTWQPDTSTGFGLFYDTLADCRFDMGRELDNYHGHYRHFVAEHGDLDYYFIASAGTPLHAVRRFTWLTGRPAWMPKWGLGYSGSTMSYTDAPDAQQRMGEFIERCNEHDVLCDSFHLSSGYTSIGAKRYVFNWNHEKFPDIDGFVQSYLEHGVRLCANIKPCLLQDHPAFDEVAQAGLLVESRDGNPAWVQFWDEVGAYLDFTNPHTIEWWKARVKDSLLKHGVAATWNDNNEFEIWSPDAMAQGFGQPYPAHQAKVLQTQLMMRASRDAQREHAPERRPFLVSRSGGVGMHRYVQTWSGDNYTSWETLRFNLKMGLGLAMSGVSNSGHDIGGFSGPAPGPELFARWVAFGIFLPRFSIHSWNDDGTVNEPWMHPEVTQQVASLIKLRYRLIPYLYELLWQSHCAYEPVSRPMFAEFPHDPRCLVDGDDMMLGSSMLVAPVVEAGRSTRDVYLPTGARWVSYWSGEAFDGGQTVSLPAPFDQPVVLLREGSVIPLNIAEQHFGRPADERAFIAVPFASTGTASGGCIEDDGESEAWRTGAQGRWNVTITSDASTLRISVEREGWMQQPQPEIRILVPADEVRSAVCVGRALLADHTADGWRCLTISMAH, encoded by the coding sequence ATGAGTTCATTGAAGAATCTGAAAGATCGACCGCGCTTTTCGTTATCCGCTCGCACCGGCAACCACATCGTTCTGAGCGCGCAAGCCAACTGCAGGATCGAACTGTTCGTTCTCGCCGACGACATCATTCGCGTGCTCGTCTTGCCGGATGGCGAGCCGCACGGACCGCGGACCTGGGCCATCGCGCCGGGCGCGGACGACGTTCCGCTCGAAGGCCGCGAGCGCCGCGACATGAGCGGTTTCACCCCGCCTTCGTTCGACCTGTCGAGCGACGCAGGGCACGTTATCGTCGAGACGGCGCGCATCCGCCTGAGCGTCGCGCTCGATGGCGGGTTCTGCTCGTGGGACATCCTGCACGGCTCGACATGGCATCGCGTGATGAGCGATCGAAACACGCAGGCGTATAACTTCGGCTGGTGGGACGCGCGCGTGTATCACTACATCGAGCGCCGTCCCGGTGAGATGTATGTCGGCCTCGGCGAGCGTGCCGGTTCGCTGGATCGCGCGAATCAGAGCTATGAACTGCGCAACATCGATGCAATGGGCTATAGCGCACGCACGACAGATCCGCTCTACAAGCACATCCCGTTCTACGTGACGTGGCAACCGGACACATCGACGGGATTCGGTCTGTTCTACGACACGCTCGCCGACTGCCGCTTCGATATGGGCCGCGAGCTCGATAATTATCACGGGCACTACCGGCACTTTGTCGCCGAGCATGGCGATCTCGACTATTACTTCATCGCGTCGGCGGGCACGCCCTTGCATGCGGTGCGCCGTTTTACGTGGCTGACCGGGCGTCCGGCCTGGATGCCGAAGTGGGGGCTGGGCTATTCCGGCTCGACCATGAGCTACACCGACGCGCCCGATGCGCAGCAACGGATGGGCGAATTCATCGAGCGATGCAACGAGCACGACGTGCTGTGCGATTCATTCCATCTGTCGTCGGGCTATACGTCGATCGGTGCGAAGCGCTATGTGTTCAACTGGAACCACGAGAAGTTTCCGGATATCGACGGCTTCGTGCAGAGCTATCTCGAGCATGGCGTGCGTCTGTGCGCAAACATCAAGCCTTGCCTGCTGCAGGATCATCCGGCGTTCGACGAAGTGGCGCAAGCCGGCCTGCTGGTCGAGTCGCGTGACGGCAATCCGGCGTGGGTGCAGTTCTGGGACGAAGTCGGCGCGTATCTGGACTTCACGAATCCCCACACCATCGAATGGTGGAAAGCGCGCGTAAAAGACAGCCTGTTGAAACACGGTGTCGCGGCAACCTGGAACGACAACAACGAATTCGAGATCTGGTCGCCCGACGCCATGGCCCAAGGCTTCGGCCAACCGTATCCGGCGCATCAGGCAAAGGTGCTGCAAACCCAACTGATGATGCGCGCGTCGCGCGACGCGCAGCGTGAACACGCGCCCGAGCGTCGGCCGTTCCTCGTGTCCCGTTCGGGCGGCGTAGGGATGCACCGCTATGTACAGACGTGGTCCGGCGACAACTACACGTCGTGGGAAACGTTGCGTTTTAACCTGAAGATGGGTCTCGGGCTCGCAATGTCCGGTGTGTCGAACAGCGGGCACGATATCGGCGGATTTTCCGGACCTGCGCCAGGTCCGGAACTGTTCGCGCGCTGGGTCGCCTTCGGCATCTTCCTGCCGCGCTTCAGCATTCACTCATGGAACGACGACGGCACCGTCAACGAACCCTGGATGCATCCCGAAGTCACGCAACAGGTGGCCAGTCTGATCAAGCTGCGCTACCGGCTCATTCCCTACCTGTACGAATTGCTATGGCAATCGCACTGCGCCTACGAGCCGGTGTCGCGTCCGATGTTCGCGGAGTTTCCGCACGACCCGCGCTGTCTCGTCGACGGCGACGACATGATGCTCGGTTCGTCGATGCTGGTCGCACCGGTCGTCGAGGCGGGCCGGTCGACGCGCGACGTTTATCTGCCGACAGGCGCGCGTTGGGTGTCGTACTGGAGCGGTGAAGCGTTTGACGGCGGTCAGACGGTGAGCCTGCCCGCCCCCTTCGACCAGCCAGTGGTATTGCTGCGAGAAGGCAGCGTGATTCCGTTGAACATCGCTGAACAACATTTCGGCCGTCCAGCCGATGAGCGCGCGTTCATCGCCGTGCCATTCGCGAGTACCGGTACCGCTAGCGGCGGCTGCATCGAAGACGATGGCGAAAGCGAAGCCTGGCGCACAGGCGCGCAAGGCCGCTGGAATGTAACGATCACGAGCGATGCGAGCACCTTGCGCATTTCGGTCGAGCGCGAAGGCTGGATGCAGCAGCCGCAGCCGGAAATCCGGATCCTCGTGCCGGCGGACGAAGTGCGCTCAGCCGTCTGCGTTGGCCGTGCGCTGCTGGCCGACCACACTGCCGACGGCTGGCGATGCCTGACGATTTCCATGGCCCACTGA
- a CDS encoding MFS transporter, producing the protein MKTIIGLRWWIIALVCAGTIVNYLSRNALGVMAPELTKLMHMSTQQYSYVVGAFQVGYTLMQPVCGLIIDLIGLRLGFALFACLWSMTGVLHGFASGWLSLAALRGLMGLSEAVAIPAGMKVVAEWFPNREKSVAVGYFNAGTSLGSLLAPPLVVFLSLRYGWQSAFAVTGALGFVWAAAWYLLYRSPREHARISKVERETIISGQTPPTPQRRSIREVLRTRRFWAIAQARFFAEPAWQTFSFWIPLYLATQRHMDLKQIALFAWLPFLAADLGGLFGGYLSPFLMKHLRVPLIWSRIAGVVLGAFMMIGPACIGLVASPYQAIALFCVGGFAHQMISALVNTLAADVFDPSEVGTVAGFAGMSAWIGGLGFSLLVGALADSIGYTPLFGALGAFDLIGATLLVILMRGVSRDALPRQVDKSTSTAA; encoded by the coding sequence TTGAAAACAATCATCGGTTTGCGCTGGTGGATCATCGCGCTCGTGTGTGCTGGGACGATCGTCAACTATTTGTCGCGCAACGCACTCGGCGTGATGGCGCCCGAGTTGACGAAGCTCATGCACATGAGCACGCAGCAGTATTCATATGTGGTCGGCGCGTTTCAGGTCGGCTATACGCTGATGCAGCCCGTATGCGGCCTGATCATCGATCTGATCGGTTTGCGGCTCGGCTTTGCCCTGTTCGCCTGCCTATGGTCGATGACTGGCGTGCTACACGGTTTCGCGAGCGGTTGGCTGTCGCTGGCGGCATTGCGCGGGCTCATGGGTCTGAGCGAGGCCGTCGCCATTCCGGCAGGCATGAAGGTTGTCGCCGAATGGTTCCCCAATCGCGAGAAGTCCGTGGCGGTGGGCTACTTCAATGCGGGCACGTCGCTCGGTTCGCTGCTCGCTCCACCGCTCGTCGTCTTCCTGTCGTTGAGGTACGGCTGGCAGAGCGCGTTTGCCGTAACGGGGGCGCTCGGCTTCGTCTGGGCCGCCGCCTGGTATCTGCTGTACCGCTCGCCGAGAGAACACGCGCGCATCAGCAAAGTGGAACGCGAGACGATCATCAGTGGCCAAACCCCGCCCACACCGCAACGGCGCAGCATTCGCGAAGTACTCCGCACGCGCCGGTTCTGGGCTATCGCACAGGCGCGCTTCTTCGCGGAACCGGCGTGGCAAACGTTCAGCTTCTGGATTCCTCTCTACCTCGCGACCCAACGCCACATGGATCTGAAGCAGATCGCACTGTTCGCGTGGCTGCCGTTTCTCGCCGCCGACCTCGGCGGGCTGTTCGGCGGCTATCTGTCGCCGTTCCTGATGAAGCATTTGCGCGTGCCGCTGATCTGGTCGCGTATTGCGGGCGTCGTGCTCGGCGCCTTCATGATGATCGGACCGGCATGCATCGGACTGGTCGCCTCACCGTATCAGGCGATCGCGCTCTTCTGCGTGGGCGGCTTCGCGCATCAGATGATCTCGGCGCTCGTGAATACGCTGGCAGCCGACGTGTTCGACCCCAGTGAAGTCGGCACCGTGGCCGGCTTTGCGGGAATGTCCGCGTGGATCGGCGGCCTCGGTTTTTCGCTGCTCGTCGGCGCGCTGGCCGATTCGATCGGCTACACGCCGCTATTCGGCGCCCTCGGCGCTTTTGATCTGATCGGCGCCACGTTGCTGGTGATTCTGATGCGCGGCGTGTCACGCGACGCGCTACCGCGTCAAGTCGATAAGAGCACCAGCACTGCAGCTTGA
- a CDS encoding porin: MNPLKRSRTRTLVLSCLPFAGAVLSTGASAQSSVTLYGVVDNAFAYVSNQKGHSNFYMSQGNLQASKFGLLGTEDIGGGTKAIFRLESGFNSLTGAQSSTGFIFNRQAYVGLSNDKYGTVTLGRQYTPYFQMVGALGPTGVLTGATGAHPGDIDALDTTLRLNNSVTYLSPNIAGLQFSAQYGLGGVPGSVANGSQFSAALRYDYQPFAIAVGYVKLKDIATSQALGTYAVNSPVNSGYATARSAQLFAAAARYTHQDLMVGVNYSNVQYTPGSGSLFANVGVFNTYGVISTYRITPALTIGAGYSYTQASKANGISDAARYQQISLEQTYNLSTRTTLYALEAYQHARGKTLVAAGSTGTSITDAVAVVGDSQNTTPSSGPSQFVGMVGLRHAF; this comes from the coding sequence ATGAACCCATTGAAGCGCTCGCGTACGCGCACACTCGTCCTTTCATGCCTGCCGTTTGCGGGCGCGGTGCTGTCAACAGGCGCGTCGGCGCAAAGCAGCGTCACGTTATACGGCGTTGTCGATAACGCCTTCGCCTATGTCAGCAACCAGAAGGGACACTCCAACTTCTACATGAGCCAGGGCAACCTGCAGGCAAGCAAGTTCGGTCTGCTCGGCACGGAAGACATCGGCGGCGGCACGAAGGCAATTTTCCGGCTTGAAAGCGGCTTCAACTCGCTGACGGGCGCGCAAAGTAGCACAGGTTTCATTTTCAATCGACAGGCGTATGTCGGGCTGAGCAATGATAAATACGGGACGGTGACACTCGGCCGCCAGTACACCCCCTACTTCCAGATGGTCGGCGCACTCGGACCAACGGGCGTGCTAACGGGCGCGACAGGCGCGCACCCCGGAGACATCGACGCACTCGACACGACGCTGCGCCTCAACAATTCGGTGACCTACCTGTCGCCGAACATCGCGGGCTTGCAATTCAGCGCGCAATACGGTCTGGGCGGCGTGCCCGGCAGTGTGGCCAACGGCAGCCAGTTCAGCGCGGCGCTTCGCTACGACTACCAGCCGTTTGCGATCGCGGTGGGCTACGTGAAACTGAAAGACATCGCGACGAGCCAGGCGCTTGGCACCTACGCGGTCAACTCGCCGGTGAACAGCGGCTATGCGACGGCACGCAGCGCGCAACTGTTCGCCGCAGCGGCACGCTACACCCACCAGGACCTGATGGTCGGCGTGAACTATTCGAACGTGCAGTACACGCCGGGTTCCGGTTCGCTGTTCGCCAACGTGGGCGTGTTCAACACGTACGGCGTGATTTCCACGTACCGGATCACGCCGGCCTTGACTATCGGCGCAGGCTACAGCTACACGCAGGCAAGCAAAGCGAACGGCATCAGCGATGCTGCGCGTTATCAGCAGATTTCGCTCGAGCAGACGTACAACCTCTCTACCCGCACTACGTTGTACGCATTAGAGGCGTATCAGCATGCGCGGGGCAAGACGTTGGTTGCGGCGGGCAGCACCGGAACGAGCATTACTGACGCGGTGGCTGTCGTCGGCGACTCGCAGAATACGACGCCGTCGTCAGGGCCGTCGCAATTCGTCGGCATGGTGGGGCTGCGGCACGCGTTTTGA
- a CDS encoding ABC transporter permease subunit, whose amino-acid sequence MWSYILKRLLLMIPTLLGVLTLTFVVIQFVPGGPVEQMQHELRKGAEGGSPFGLRAHNGVDAQQIAQLKALYGFDKPPLERYGLMLKRFATFDLGQSYFRHQSVWSLIVSKLPVSISIGLWTFFLTYLISVPLGIAKAVRNGSRFDVATSLVVLIGYAIPGFVLGVLLLVLFGGGTFLQLFPLRNLTSDNWAQLSFGGKIVDYLWHITLPITASVVGSFAVVTMLTKNAFLDEIRKQYVLTARAKGLSEKRVLWKHVFRNALLPLIVGFPAAFIGAFFTGSLLIETLFSLDGLGLLSYESVVRRDYPVVLGTLYLFTLIGLATKLISDLCYVWVDPRIQFEQLER is encoded by the coding sequence ATGTGGAGCTACATCCTTAAACGCCTGCTGTTGATGATCCCGACCTTGCTCGGCGTGCTGACGCTGACTTTCGTCGTGATCCAGTTCGTGCCGGGTGGCCCGGTCGAGCAGATGCAGCACGAGCTGCGCAAAGGCGCGGAGGGCGGCTCGCCGTTCGGCCTGCGCGCGCATAACGGCGTCGACGCGCAGCAGATCGCGCAACTGAAGGCGCTGTACGGTTTCGACAAACCGCCGCTCGAACGCTACGGCTTGATGCTCAAGCGTTTCGCTACGTTCGACCTCGGCCAGAGCTATTTTCGCCATCAAAGCGTGTGGTCGTTGATCGTCTCGAAGCTGCCGGTGTCGATCAGTATCGGCTTATGGACCTTCTTTCTCACGTACCTGATATCGGTGCCGTTGGGCATCGCGAAAGCGGTGCGCAACGGTTCGCGCTTCGATGTCGCGACGAGTCTGGTGGTGCTGATCGGCTACGCGATTCCGGGCTTCGTGCTGGGCGTGCTGTTGCTCGTGCTGTTCGGCGGCGGCACCTTCCTGCAACTATTTCCGCTGCGCAATCTCACCTCGGACAATTGGGCGCAGTTGAGCTTCGGCGGCAAGATCGTCGACTACCTGTGGCATATCACGTTGCCGATCACGGCATCCGTGGTGGGCAGCTTCGCGGTTGTGACGATGCTCACGAAAAACGCCTTCCTCGACGAGATCCGCAAACAGTATGTGCTGACCGCGCGCGCGAAAGGCTTGTCCGAGAAACGCGTGTTGTGGAAGCACGTGTTTCGCAATGCGTTGCTGCCGCTGATCGTCGGCTTTCCGGCGGCGTTTATCGGCGCGTTTTTCACCGGCAGCCTGCTGATCGAGACGCTCTTTTCGCTCGACGGCCTCGGCCTGCTGTCGTACGAATCGGTGGTGCGGCGCGACTATCCGGTCGTGCTCGGCACGCTGTATCTGTTCACGCTGATTGGCCTCGCCACCAAGCTGATTTCCGACCTTTGCTATGTGTGGGTCGATCCCCGCATCCAATTCGAACAACTGGAGCGCTGA
- a CDS encoding alpha/beta hydrolase, with protein sequence MKTLAVSAALAAILAAGTPIAASASTAHNVVLVPGAFTDKSSWDQVAHLLREKGFKVTEVDIPLSSLDADVAETRKVLEAQKGATVLVGHSWGGVVIGEAGDSPKVKSLVYVAAFAPDKGESVQALSSNGPPTEGLKAVRPDANGFLSVDPAAFPHVFVGDVPAAEGEKLATKQRPISGAAFGAQATIAAWHLKPSYYAISANDLMVPPQAEAFFAKRMNATTVTLQSSHASPVSHPEEVAALIERAAKGQ encoded by the coding sequence ATGAAAACTCTTGCTGTCAGCGCCGCCCTCGCCGCCATTTTGGCGGCGGGCACTCCCATCGCCGCATCCGCCTCAACCGCCCACAATGTCGTGCTCGTGCCCGGCGCCTTCACCGACAAGTCCAGTTGGGACCAGGTGGCTCACTTGCTGCGCGAAAAGGGCTTCAAGGTCACTGAGGTCGATATTCCGCTGAGTTCGCTTGATGCCGATGTTGCCGAGACCCGCAAGGTATTGGAGGCCCAGAAGGGAGCGACCGTCCTGGTCGGCCATTCCTGGGGCGGGGTTGTGATCGGCGAGGCCGGGGACAGCCCGAAGGTCAAGTCGCTGGTCTATGTTGCGGCCTTCGCACCGGACAAGGGCGAAAGCGTCCAGGCGCTGTCGTCCAACGGCCCACCGACTGAAGGCCTGAAGGCAGTTCGTCCGGACGCGAACGGCTTCCTGTCGGTTGACCCCGCCGCGTTCCCGCATGTCTTCGTCGGCGACGTGCCGGCGGCAGAAGGTGAGAAGTTGGCCACGAAACAGCGGCCGATCAGCGGCGCGGCCTTTGGCGCCCAGGCCACTATCGCCGCCTGGCATCTGAAGCCGTCGTACTACGCGATTTCGGCCAACGATCTGATGGTTCCACCGCAGGCCGAAGCCTTCTTCGCCAAACGCATGAATGCCACGACTGTGACGCTGCAGTCCAGCCATGCGTCGCCGGTGTCGCATCCCGAAGAAGTCGCCGCGCTCATCGAACGGGCCGCGAAGGGACAGTGA
- a CDS encoding extracellular solute-binding protein, protein MTTGSRWVQTPRAFRCSMIHRLSRVDLPVVPRSFGARFAIALCSAWALLAAPQAHAVYAIAQYGEPKYPAGFKHFDYVNPDAPKGGTLVLANPSRLTSFDKFNPFTLRGNAAPGVSLLFESLTTGSSDEVASAYGLLADDIKIAPDGLSTTFHINPRARFSNGDPVTADDVKFSLDTLKSPQAAPQFAAIFGEITRAVVVDPQTIRFEFHQRNRELPLLAGGMPVFSRKWGMKPDGSRIAFDQLAFEKPIGSGPYLIEQYDNGRTITYRRDPNYWGAALPVRVGTNNFERIVYKLYSDGTARLEAFKAGEYDALVEYVARNWVRRDVGKKFDSGELIKREFAQHNGTGMQGFMLNTRRPLFQDVRVRKALDLALDFQWLNRQLFFNQYTRIDSFFANTDLQAKGLPSPGELALLEPWRAKLDPAVFGPPPKQPDTDPPGSLRANLLQARALLQQAGWTYRDGALRNAKGEPFQFEILDDAGSSSSMEPIVATFIRNLQKLGITATFRVSDFAVYQKRLDAYDFDTTTIRMPDVQVPGSEQIDRFGSKSADTTGSDNMVGLKSPAVDAILNALVHAQTREQLVDATHALDRVLMHGYYVVPHWYSATHRVAFKRGLAWPRTLPLYYSAEGWITSTWWYAQPR, encoded by the coding sequence ATGACAACTGGCTCGCGATGGGTTCAAACGCCTCGTGCATTTCGGTGCAGCATGATTCACAGGCTCTCGCGTGTCGATTTACCGGTTGTGCCGCGTTCATTCGGGGCGAGGTTCGCCATCGCACTGTGCAGCGCGTGGGCATTGCTCGCAGCGCCGCAGGCCCATGCGGTCTATGCGATCGCCCAGTACGGCGAGCCGAAATATCCGGCCGGTTTCAAACACTTCGACTACGTCAATCCGGACGCACCGAAGGGCGGCACGTTGGTGCTGGCCAATCCGAGCCGGCTCACCAGCTTCGATAAATTTAATCCGTTCACGCTGCGCGGCAATGCCGCGCCGGGTGTCAGTCTGCTGTTCGAAAGCCTGACGACCGGCAGCAGCGACGAAGTGGCTTCCGCCTACGGCCTGCTCGCCGACGACATCAAGATCGCGCCCGATGGCCTGTCGACCACCTTCCATATCAATCCGCGCGCGCGCTTTTCGAACGGCGATCCGGTCACCGCCGACGACGTCAAGTTTTCCCTCGACACATTGAAAAGTCCGCAAGCCGCACCGCAATTCGCGGCGATCTTCGGCGAAATTACGCGTGCGGTGGTGGTCGATCCGCAGACGATCCGCTTCGAGTTTCATCAGCGCAATCGCGAGCTGCCGTTGCTGGCGGGCGGCATGCCGGTGTTCTCGCGCAAGTGGGGGATGAAGCCGGACGGCAGCCGGATTGCGTTCGATCAACTGGCGTTCGAAAAACCGATCGGCAGCGGGCCCTATCTGATCGAACAGTACGACAACGGCCGCACGATCACGTACCGGCGCGATCCGAATTATTGGGGCGCGGCATTGCCGGTGCGCGTGGGCACGAACAACTTCGAGCGCATTGTCTACAAGCTGTATTCGGATGGCACGGCGCGGCTCGAGGCGTTCAAGGCAGGCGAGTACGACGCGCTTGTCGAGTATGTCGCGCGCAATTGGGTGCGGCGCGACGTCGGCAAGAAGTTCGATAGCGGCGAGCTGATCAAACGCGAGTTTGCGCAACATAACGGCACCGGCATGCAGGGTTTCATGCTGAACACACGGCGGCCGTTGTTTCAGGATGTGCGCGTGCGCAAGGCGCTCGATCTCGCGCTCGACTTCCAGTGGCTGAACCGCCAGTTGTTCTTCAATCAGTACACGCGAATCGACAGCTTCTTTGCCAACACCGATTTGCAGGCGAAGGGGCTACCTTCGCCAGGCGAACTCGCCTTGCTCGAACCGTGGCGCGCGAAACTCGATCCGGCCGTGTTCGGTCCGCCGCCGAAACAGCCGGACACCGATCCACCCGGCTCGCTACGCGCCAATCTGCTGCAAGCGCGTGCATTGTTGCAGCAAGCCGGCTGGACCTATCGCGACGGCGCGTTGCGTAACGCCAAAGGCGAGCCGTTCCAGTTCGAGATTCTCGACGATGCGGGTTCGTCCTCGTCGATGGAGCCGATCGTTGCAACCTTCATCCGGAATCTGCAGAAGCTCGGCATCACCGCGACCTTTCGCGTGTCCGATTTCGCGGTCTATCAGAAGCGTCTCGACGCTTACGATTTCGACACAACCACGATCCGCATGCCGGACGTGCAGGTGCCGGGTTCGGAGCAGATCGACCGCTTCGGCAGCAAGTCCGCGGACACTACCGGCTCGGACAATATGGTCGGCCTGAAATCGCCGGCCGTCGATGCGATCCTGAATGCGCTCGTGCATGCGCAGACGCGCGAGCAACTGGTCGACGCGACGCACGCGCTCGACCGTGTGCTGATGCATGGCTACTATGTAGTGCCGCACTGGTACAGCGCGACGCACCGGGTCGCGTTCAAGCGCGGTCTCGCATGGCCGCGGACGCTACCCTTGTACTATTCAGCGGAAGGCTGGATCACGTCGACGTGGTGGTATGCGCAGCCGCGCTAA
- the fabI gene encoding enoyl-ACP reductase FabI encodes MGFLAGKRILLTGLLSNRSIAYGIAQACKREGAELAFTYVGERFKDRITEFATEFGSDLVFPCDVADDAQIDALFASLKEHWDGLDGLVHSIGFAPREAIAGDFLDGMTRENFRIAHDISAYSFPALAKAAQSMLTPDASLLTLSYLGAERAIPNYNTMGLAKASLEASVRYLAVSLGAKGVRVNGISAGPIKTLAASGIKGFGKILEFVEGNAPLKRNVTIEQVGNTAAFLLSDLAGGVTAEIVHVDSGFNAVVGGMAAVAE; translated from the coding sequence ATGGGCTTCCTCGCTGGTAAACGAATCTTGCTGACCGGCCTGCTGTCGAACCGTTCGATTGCATACGGCATTGCGCAAGCCTGCAAGCGCGAAGGCGCCGAGCTGGCGTTCACGTATGTCGGCGAGCGTTTCAAGGACCGCATCACCGAGTTCGCAACCGAATTCGGCAGCGACCTGGTGTTCCCGTGCGACGTCGCCGACGACGCGCAGATCGACGCCCTCTTCGCGTCGCTGAAAGAACACTGGGACGGCCTCGACGGCCTCGTCCATTCGATCGGCTTTGCGCCGCGCGAAGCAATTGCCGGCGACTTCCTCGACGGCATGACGCGCGAAAATTTCCGCATCGCGCACGACATCTCCGCGTACAGCTTCCCGGCCCTCGCCAAAGCCGCGCAATCGATGCTGACGCCGGATGCGTCGCTGCTCACGCTGAGCTACCTCGGCGCCGAACGCGCGATCCCGAACTACAACACGATGGGTCTCGCCAAGGCATCGCTCGAAGCGAGCGTGCGTTATCTGGCCGTGTCGCTCGGCGCGAAAGGCGTGCGCGTGAACGGCATTTCGGCGGGCCCGATCAAGACGCTGGCCGCAAGCGGCATCAAGGGCTTCGGCAAGATTCTGGAATTCGTTGAAGGCAACGCACCGCTCAAGCGCAACGTGACGATCGAACAGGTCGGCAACACGGCGGCGTTCCTGCTGTCGGATCTGGCGGGCGGCGTGACGGCGGAAATCGTGCACGTCGACAGCGGCTTTAACGCCGTGGTCGGCGGCATGGCAGCCGTGGCCGAATAA
- a CDS encoding AraC family transcriptional regulator, with protein sequence MIELPKNLTIHPEIGSPVSPDLLSHVLAQIRLTGDLVYSCTLAPGERLELETEAAHVFIVTQGALHIEGEEYGPMAIDTGDLMMLRRGAGDLRLGAYSAPATIVLCRFRFDPDSLRGLVSALPRRIHIRRAESAGWLEGIVHFLMIEAGDMQPGAALMVSRLIDLVVIRTLRSWIQQGPTSGWLGGLSDARIANALKAIHERPTQKWSIETLAAIAGMSRSSFCERFAALVGSSPLRYQNEWRLTLARDLLARREARVGEIGLSIGYESEAAFSRAYKALFGHSPRVDYRQRDDANR encoded by the coding sequence ATGATCGAACTACCGAAAAACTTAACCATTCATCCGGAAATTGGCAGCCCTGTGTCACCCGATCTACTGTCCCACGTGTTGGCGCAAATCCGTCTCACGGGAGACCTCGTCTACTCCTGTACCCTCGCACCGGGGGAACGCCTGGAGTTGGAAACCGAGGCGGCGCATGTCTTCATCGTGACGCAGGGCGCCTTGCACATTGAGGGCGAAGAATACGGACCCATGGCCATCGATACGGGCGATCTGATGATGTTGCGGCGTGGCGCGGGCGACCTGAGATTGGGAGCCTACAGCGCCCCCGCGACTATCGTTCTTTGCCGCTTCCGGTTCGATCCCGACAGCCTTCGGGGCTTGGTGTCCGCTCTACCCAGACGCATCCACATTCGACGGGCAGAAAGCGCGGGGTGGCTTGAGGGGATCGTGCACTTTCTGATGATCGAGGCTGGCGATATGCAGCCGGGCGCTGCCTTGATGGTTTCCCGGCTCATCGATCTGGTGGTCATCCGCACATTGCGAAGCTGGATCCAGCAGGGTCCCACGTCCGGATGGCTGGGAGGACTTTCCGATGCGCGCATAGCAAATGCTCTGAAGGCCATTCATGAGCGGCCGACGCAGAAGTGGAGCATCGAAACCCTCGCGGCCATTGCCGGAATGTCCCGCTCCAGCTTTTGCGAGCGATTCGCCGCTCTGGTAGGCAGCTCCCCGCTGCGCTATCAGAATGAATGGCGTTTGACGCTTGCGAGGGACTTGCTGGCCAGGCGCGAAGCGCGGGTCGGCGAAATCGGGCTCAGCATTGGCTACGAGTCTGAGGCAGCCTTTAGCCGCGCGTATAAGGCACTGTTCGGTCACTCGCCGCGCGTCGATTACAGGCAGCGCGACGACGCCAACCGATAG